TGGATATTATTGGCACCGCCGTATTTGCGATCTCGGGCGTTTTGCTGGCCGGGAAATTACGTATGGACCCCTTCGGCGTGCTGGTACTTGGCGTCGTGACAGCCGTTGGCGGCGGGACCATCCGTGATATGGCATTGGCGCACGGGCCAGTATTCTGGGTGAAAGATCCAACCGATCTCGTCGTCGCCATGGTGACCTGCATGCTGACGATTGTGCTGGTTCGTCAGCCCCGGCGTTTGCCCAAATGGATCCTGCCGGTACTGGATGCGGTGGGATTAGCAGTTTTTGTCGGTATCGGCGTCAACAAAGCGTTTATCGCCGAAACCGGGCCGCTTATCGCTATCTGTATGGGCGTATTGACCGGCGTCGGCGGCGGGATCATTCGCGATGTACTGGCGCGCGAAGTGCCGATGATCCTGCGCACCGAAATTTACGCGACGGCCTGTATCGCCGGGGGGATTGTTCACGCCACGGCGTTTTACTTCTTTGCTGTGCCGCTGGAAACCGCCAGTATGCTGGGCATGGTGGTGACGCTGGTTATTCGCCTGGCCGCAATTCGCTGGCATC
Above is a genomic segment from Kosakonia radicincitans DSM 16656 containing:
- a CDS encoding TRIC cation channel family protein; the encoded protein is MLVYWLDIIGTAVFAISGVLLAGKLRMDPFGVLVLGVVTAVGGGTIRDMALAHGPVFWVKDPTDLVVAMVTCMLTIVLVRQPRRLPKWILPVLDAVGLAVFVGIGVNKAFIAETGPLIAICMGVLTGVGGGIIRDVLAREVPMILRTEIYATACIAGGIVHATAFYFFAVPLETASMLGMVVTLVIRLAAIRWHLKLPTFALDDSGR